A genomic region of Flexivirga oryzae contains the following coding sequences:
- a CDS encoding DUF2249 domain-containing protein yields MSSEDRVLDVRTEEPRRRHELIFETFNTLPVDASYVLVNDHDPKPLRYQFEAENAGEFTWEYLEQGPEVWRVRIGRTAAAKPVS; encoded by the coding sequence GTGTCCAGTGAAGACCGCGTGCTCGACGTTCGCACCGAGGAGCCCCGGCGGCGTCACGAGCTCATCTTCGAGACCTTCAACACGCTGCCCGTCGATGCGAGCTACGTGCTGGTCAACGACCACGACCCCAAGCCGTTGCGCTATCAGTTCGAGGCGGAGAACGCCGGTGAGTTCACCTGGGAGTACCTCGAACAGGGCCCGGAGGTATGGCGCGTGCGGATCGGCCGGACGGCTGCTGCGAAGCCTGTGTCGTGA
- a CDS encoding helix-turn-helix domain-containing protein — protein sequence MEREELTRPDPQAGPVLGDSRAQVLAALQGSPEPASVTEIADEVGLHPNTARFHLDGLVEQGLARRETEQRDVPGRPRALYRATADSARAGRRSYRLLAEILTSYLASHTLAPSDAALHAGEAWGRFLTDRPAPFRTVDDSAATRQLVDVLDEIGFAPEPVEQDSRRQILLHQCPFREVAEEHRDVVCAVHLGLMRGVLAELDAPVDAARLDPFVEANLCVTTLADRAARTVSADDESDSG from the coding sequence GTGGAGCGTGAGGAGCTGACCCGGCCGGACCCGCAGGCGGGCCCGGTGCTCGGCGACAGCCGGGCGCAGGTGCTCGCCGCCCTGCAGGGTTCACCGGAGCCCGCGTCGGTGACCGAGATCGCCGACGAGGTGGGGCTGCATCCCAACACCGCCCGTTTCCACCTGGACGGCCTCGTCGAGCAAGGGCTGGCCCGCCGCGAGACCGAGCAGCGCGACGTGCCCGGTCGGCCCCGCGCGCTCTACCGCGCCACGGCAGACAGCGCTCGCGCTGGTCGGCGCAGCTACCGCCTGCTCGCCGAGATCCTCACCAGCTATCTGGCCTCACACACGCTCGCACCCAGCGACGCGGCGCTGCACGCCGGCGAGGCATGGGGGCGCTTCCTCACCGACCGCCCGGCCCCCTTCCGCACCGTGGACGACTCCGCGGCTACCCGGCAACTGGTCGACGTCCTGGACGAGATCGGCTTCGCACCGGAGCCGGTGGAGCAGGACAGCCGCCGGCAGATCCTGCTGCACCAGTGCCCGTTCCGTGAGGTCGCCGAAGAACACCGCGACGTGGTGTGCGCCGTCCACCTCGGCCTGATGCGCGGCGTTCTCGCCGAACTCGACGCACCGGTGGACGCGGCACGGCTCGACCCGTTCGTCGAGGCGAACCTCTGCGTGACAACGCTGGCCGACCGCGCGGCACGCACCGTCTCCGCCGACGACGAGTCGGACTCAGGCTGA
- a CDS encoding WhiB family transcriptional regulator produces MLTDPDDDWRRNAACRGLNSDLFFPVGTTGPALAQTERAKAICRTCPVAAQCLEAALAHGEDDGIWGGMTPEERRRLRYLRRRRASA; encoded by the coding sequence GTGCTCACGGATCCCGACGATGACTGGCGCAGGAACGCAGCCTGTCGTGGTCTCAACTCGGACCTGTTCTTCCCGGTCGGGACGACCGGGCCGGCGCTCGCCCAGACCGAGCGTGCGAAGGCCATCTGCCGCACCTGTCCGGTGGCCGCGCAGTGCCTGGAGGCAGCGCTGGCGCACGGCGAGGATGACGGCATCTGGGGTGGTATGACGCCGGAGGAGCGACGCAGACTGCGCTACCTGCGCCGGCGGCGCGCCTCAGCCTGA
- a CDS encoding DsbA family oxidoreductase, translated as MSLIVYADFSSPECYVASRRADALAGEVEVDWRAVESRADLPVGGVPLSGEDRRALVARFSTLQASLLDGELLPWRVPAVAPKTEAAVSAWSELCGSRVAGEARRLLFELYWREGVDIGNPNVLRTPLTGPVLRSGVDADPLREAGYAVAVNRGPITGGAYRRVRAWRAEWLALDRPDLPVLLVDGATLTGLDAVRRLGKELVYRNVRIEPPVGDPRRYPRVDGRPPESWVSQIGGRWGNLYRLPDARALRSDA; from the coding sequence ATGAGCCTGATCGTTTACGCCGACTTCAGTAGCCCGGAGTGCTACGTCGCGAGCAGACGTGCGGACGCGCTGGCCGGGGAGGTGGAGGTGGACTGGCGCGCGGTCGAGTCCCGCGCCGACCTTCCCGTGGGCGGCGTGCCCCTGTCCGGCGAGGACCGTCGTGCACTCGTGGCGCGGTTCTCGACCTTGCAGGCCTCGCTGCTCGACGGGGAACTCTTGCCGTGGCGCGTCCCGGCGGTGGCCCCGAAGACGGAGGCCGCGGTGTCCGCCTGGTCGGAGCTCTGCGGCAGTCGGGTCGCCGGCGAAGCACGCCGGCTGCTGTTCGAGTTGTACTGGCGCGAGGGGGTCGACATCGGCAACCCGAACGTCCTGCGCACCCCGCTGACCGGTCCCGTGCTGCGGTCGGGGGTCGACGCGGACCCGTTGCGCGAGGCCGGGTATGCCGTCGCGGTCAATCGGGGTCCGATCACCGGCGGCGCGTACCGGCGGGTGCGGGCGTGGCGCGCGGAGTGGCTGGCGCTGGACAGGCCGGACCTGCCGGTGCTCCTGGTCGACGGCGCGACCCTGACCGGACTCGATGCCGTGCGCCGGCTCGGCAAGGAGCTGGTCTATCGCAACGTGCGGATCGAACCTCCTGTGGGCGATCCCCGCCGCTACCCGAGGGTCGACGGGCGGCCGCCCGAGTCCTGGGTGTCGCAGATCGGCGGCAGGTGGGGCAACCTCTACCGGCTGCCCGACGCGCGGGCGCTGCGGTCCGACGCCTGA
- a CDS encoding Ppx/GppA phosphatase family protein: MTRVAAVDCGTNSIRLLIADTDGQSLSDVVRTMEIVRLGQGVDVTGRIAPDAMERTLRAARVYAGQCVAADVERVRFVATSASRDAANAADFTRGIASAFSDFGIEPEVISGDEEAQLSFRGATSVVQPSTPAPYLVVDLGGGSTEFVLGAGDVTAARSVNIGCVRFTERHLHTDPPTDAEIDAALVDINAAIDEAAATVPLQRAGALIGLAGSVTTITAHALGLAVYDPERIHGTELSVEQAQRSCDALLRATRAERAALGYMHPGRVDVIGSGALIWRTIVGRVSAVAGIDTVLTSEHDILDGIALGLG, encoded by the coding sequence ATGACGCGAGTCGCGGCCGTCGACTGCGGCACCAACTCGATCCGCCTGCTGATCGCGGACACCGACGGGCAGTCACTGAGTGACGTCGTGCGCACGATGGAGATCGTGCGCCTCGGTCAGGGTGTCGACGTGACCGGTCGCATCGCACCGGACGCGATGGAGCGCACGTTGCGAGCAGCCCGGGTGTATGCCGGGCAGTGCGTCGCGGCCGACGTGGAACGGGTGCGTTTCGTGGCCACCTCCGCGTCGCGGGATGCGGCGAACGCAGCCGACTTCACCCGTGGGATCGCCTCCGCCTTCAGCGATTTCGGCATCGAGCCGGAGGTCATCAGCGGTGATGAAGAGGCACAGTTGAGCTTTCGCGGCGCGACGAGCGTGGTGCAGCCGTCGACGCCTGCGCCATACCTCGTGGTCGACCTCGGCGGGGGATCCACCGAGTTCGTCCTCGGCGCCGGCGACGTGACCGCCGCACGGTCGGTGAACATCGGATGCGTGCGCTTCACCGAGCGTCATCTGCACACCGACCCGCCCACTGACGCCGAGATCGACGCGGCGCTGGTCGACATCAACGCCGCGATCGACGAAGCCGCCGCGACGGTTCCGCTGCAACGCGCCGGTGCGTTGATCGGGCTGGCCGGTTCGGTCACCACCATCACGGCGCATGCGCTGGGGCTCGCGGTCTACGACCCGGAGCGGATCCACGGCACCGAGTTGTCGGTCGAGCAGGCCCAGCGTTCCTGCGACGCACTGCTGCGGGCGACCCGCGCAGAGCGTGCCGCGCTCGGTTACATGCATCCCGGGCGGGTCGACGTCATCGGATCGGGTGCGCTGATCTGGCGCACCATCGTCGGCCGCGTCAGTGCGGTGGCCGGCATCGACACGGTGCTCACCAGCGAACACGACATCCTCGACGGCATCGCCCTCGGGCTCGGCTGA
- a CDS encoding DUF501 domain-containing protein, with the protein MPENPSPAVDPADLEAVERQLGRLPRGVVEIAARCPCGCPAVVRTLPRLPDGTPFPTTFYATCPRLTGAIGTLEARGLMREMTDRLGTDPELAAAYRAAHEDYLRRRAALGEVPEIAGISAGGMPDRVKCLHVLVAHSMAVGPGVNPLGDEALSMLPAWWDGGCCTQPQEKV; encoded by the coding sequence ATGCCCGAAAACCCTTCTCCTGCGGTTGATCCCGCAGACCTCGAGGCGGTCGAGCGACAACTCGGCAGGCTGCCGCGTGGGGTGGTCGAGATCGCGGCACGTTGTCCCTGCGGTTGTCCTGCCGTGGTCCGGACACTGCCGCGACTGCCCGATGGCACGCCCTTCCCGACGACCTTCTACGCCACCTGCCCCCGGCTGACCGGCGCGATCGGAACGCTGGAGGCCCGCGGCCTGATGCGTGAGATGACCGACCGACTCGGCACGGACCCCGAGCTGGCGGCGGCCTACCGTGCGGCGCACGAGGACTACCTGCGGCGGCGCGCCGCGCTCGGTGAGGTCCCCGAGATCGCCGGCATCTCGGCGGGCGGGATGCCCGACCGGGTGAAGTGCCTGCACGTGCTTGTGGCGCACTCGATGGCAGTCGGCCCAGGCGTCAATCCGCTTGGCGACGAAGCACTTTCAATGCTTCCCGCCTGGTGGGACGGCGGTTGCTGCACCCAGCCCCAGGAGAAGGTATGA
- a CDS encoding septum formation initiator family protein has translation MTRDSRKTPTGRSRATSRPSARPRRSGTGRTTSVRTAPGKAATGTRAVRKTRSPRSMRRLAVVGALIVFLAVVIAPTVRSYLSQRQQVAKLQAQVAAQQADVKSLRAEKAKWSDPKYVEAQAGQRLGFAKPGKTLTVYVTDGTSGAGVAKRANQSQTWYGTLWRSVVSSGEH, from the coding sequence GTGACACGCGATTCGCGCAAGACCCCGACGGGTCGGTCGCGCGCGACGTCACGCCCGTCGGCCCGGCCGCGGCGCTCCGGCACCGGGCGCACCACCTCGGTGCGCACGGCGCCGGGCAAGGCCGCGACCGGCACCCGGGCGGTGCGCAAGACGCGGTCACCGCGCTCGATGCGCCGACTGGCCGTCGTCGGTGCGCTGATCGTCTTCCTCGCCGTCGTGATCGCGCCCACGGTGCGCTCCTACCTGTCGCAGCGGCAGCAGGTCGCAAAACTCCAGGCGCAGGTCGCGGCCCAGCAGGCGGACGTCAAGTCGTTGCGGGCCGAGAAGGCCAAGTGGAGCGACCCGAAGTATGTCGAGGCGCAGGCCGGTCAGCGGCTCGGCTTCGCCAAACCGGGCAAGACCCTGACGGTCTACGTGACCGACGGGACGTCGGGTGCGGGTGTCGCGAAACGGGCCAACCAGTCGCAGACCTGGTACGGCACGCTGTGGCGGTCCGTCGTGTCCTCCGGCGAACACTGA
- the eno gene encoding phosphopyruvate hydratase, protein MATIDALLAREILDSRGNPTVEVEVALDDGTVGRAAVPSGASTGQFEAVERRDGDAKRYGGKGVQDAVDAVAEEIAPHVLGYDASEQRLVDQEMLGTDGTDNKGRVGANAILGVSLAVAQAAAESADLPLFRYVGGPNAHLLPVPMMNILNGGAHADSNVDIQEFMIAPIGAGSFREALRWGAEVYHALKKVLQDRGLATGLGDEGGFAPSLESNRAALDLILDAIKAAGYTPGKDIALALDVAASEFFEDGSYVFEGSKKSAAEMTAYYADLVASYPLVSIEDPLNEEDWEGWKILTDELGDKVQIVGDDLFVTNPKRLARGIESGIANALLVKVNQIGTLTETLDAVTLAQSNGFRCMMSHRSGETEDTTIADLAVATNCGQIKTGAPARSDRVAKYNQLLRIEEELDDAAVYAGASAFPRFKA, encoded by the coding sequence GTGGCCACGATTGACGCCCTGCTCGCCCGCGAGATCCTCGACTCCCGAGGCAACCCGACCGTCGAGGTCGAGGTCGCGCTCGACGACGGCACCGTCGGACGGGCCGCGGTCCCCTCCGGTGCCAGCACCGGTCAGTTCGAGGCCGTCGAGCGCCGCGACGGCGATGCGAAGCGGTATGGCGGCAAGGGTGTCCAGGACGCCGTCGACGCTGTCGCCGAGGAGATCGCGCCGCATGTGCTCGGGTATGACGCCAGCGAGCAGCGCCTGGTCGACCAGGAGATGCTCGGCACCGACGGCACCGACAACAAGGGCCGCGTGGGAGCCAACGCCATCCTCGGTGTCAGCCTTGCCGTCGCGCAGGCCGCCGCCGAGTCGGCCGACCTGCCGCTCTTCCGTTACGTCGGCGGGCCCAACGCGCACCTGCTGCCGGTCCCGATGATGAACATCCTCAACGGCGGCGCCCACGCCGACTCCAACGTCGACATCCAGGAGTTCATGATCGCGCCGATCGGCGCCGGCTCCTTCCGGGAGGCGTTGCGCTGGGGCGCTGAGGTCTACCACGCACTCAAGAAGGTGCTGCAGGACCGCGGCCTGGCCACCGGCCTCGGCGACGAGGGCGGCTTCGCCCCCAGCCTGGAGTCCAACCGCGCCGCGCTCGACCTGATCCTCGACGCGATCAAGGCCGCCGGCTACACCCCCGGCAAGGACATCGCGCTCGCGCTCGACGTCGCGGCCAGCGAGTTCTTCGAGGACGGTTCCTACGTGTTCGAGGGCAGCAAGAAGTCCGCCGCCGAGATGACCGCCTACTACGCCGACCTGGTGGCGTCATACCCGCTGGTGTCGATCGAGGACCCACTGAACGAAGAGGACTGGGAGGGTTGGAAGATCCTCACCGACGAGCTCGGCGACAAGGTGCAGATCGTCGGCGACGACCTCTTCGTCACCAACCCCAAGCGGCTGGCGCGCGGCATCGAGTCCGGGATCGCCAACGCGCTGCTGGTCAAGGTCAACCAGATCGGCACGCTGACCGAGACCCTCGACGCGGTCACGCTCGCGCAGAGCAACGGCTTCCGGTGCATGATGAGTCACCGGTCGGGGGAGACCGAGGACACGACCATCGCGGACCTCGCGGTCGCCACCAACTGCGGGCAGATCAAGACCGGTGCCCCGGCGCGCTCGGACCGGGTCGCCAAATACAACCAGTTGCTGCGCATCGAGGAGGAGCTGGACGACGCCGCGGTCTACGCGGGCGCCAGTGCCTTCCCGCGGTTCAAGGCCTGA
- a CDS encoding sensor histidine kinase: protein MDWSLRRKVVAALAIPLIFATVLVCFRIAGAWSDAGAASQAKSRYAALEPSIDYLAASQDLAAELVRPSPDDKTIETNRARFGAARTALTSAIGSSSLSSHQRSLLNAAVNSGDALTSGTGGTGDATSLAPGAISSDVLGFLDDLNAAHPEQTLNALHDVVTAQSHLADERLDLARETGFTDDLRTTLSADVGGEQDALERVQAAQLPTVDVSTQQAATVSRLAFSTNGTFDQVKSVTPSVTSSYRTVYRAAVATATDRVSAQADDSRRSALLQIGLILAILLLTVLLALLISRRLLVRPIARLRRSTIDVAEEHLPAAIERVQSGQGVGRIQSVALPHREEIGQLSRAIDGMQNRAIRLASEQATLRRQMTEMFETLSRRNTSLVNQQLNLLEQLERSEDDSARLDSLFRLDHMAARMRRNGQSLMVLAGNEGRHRNETLAIAQVVGAAISEVQDYQRVDVAQLPDQIVDPEVATDLVHVVAELVDNALAYSPPQSRVQIGGARAIDGGVLLEIEDHGLGIEADQLEKLNDDISAGGEFGVETTRHMGLFVVARLGESHGIDVRLRANPSGGTVAAVHVPVGVLRAPEPAAPPARRATPAPARAERATAVDAAPPEPVEQTEAGLPRRRPGATGVSALTGAASLGAAAAQHTADASDARGDWVSPIAGSASAPERSLGAMAFFSGTRDARPGRSDDAAGADGVGGRAGSGSGSDLSAGDSAEAAAPPAQEPRHTPPRVEDTPIFRSISSRWLGADGELPWSSEPTDRAWEAAQAATEEHAVTDSDNPLPRRQPGRYIVPGSVESASATGPHGRSPEHGPLRDPEALRAKLSRYKQGVERARRAAAADDFDQHNDDNGSRSR, encoded by the coding sequence ATGGACTGGTCACTGCGACGCAAGGTTGTCGCAGCCCTGGCGATCCCGCTGATCTTCGCCACCGTGCTGGTGTGTTTCCGGATCGCCGGCGCGTGGTCCGACGCGGGCGCCGCATCGCAGGCCAAGAGCCGGTATGCCGCGCTCGAGCCGTCCATCGACTACCTGGCCGCCAGCCAGGACCTCGCCGCAGAACTGGTCCGGCCGTCGCCGGACGACAAGACGATCGAGACGAACCGGGCACGGTTCGGCGCAGCACGCACGGCGCTCACGTCGGCGATCGGCTCGTCGAGCCTCAGCTCGCACCAGCGCAGCCTGCTCAACGCGGCGGTCAACAGCGGTGACGCACTCACCTCCGGGACCGGCGGGACGGGCGACGCCACGTCCCTGGCACCCGGCGCGATCAGCTCCGACGTGCTGGGCTTCCTGGACGACCTCAACGCCGCCCACCCCGAGCAGACGCTCAACGCGCTGCACGACGTGGTCACCGCGCAGAGCCACCTGGCCGACGAACGACTCGACCTGGCACGGGAGACCGGGTTCACCGACGACCTGCGGACCACCCTGTCCGCGGACGTCGGCGGCGAACAGGACGCTCTCGAGCGCGTCCAGGCGGCGCAGTTACCGACGGTGGATGTGTCGACCCAGCAGGCGGCGACGGTCAGCCGGCTCGCGTTCAGCACCAACGGCACGTTCGACCAGGTCAAGAGCGTGACCCCGAGCGTCACCTCCTCCTACCGGACGGTCTACCGCGCCGCGGTGGCCACGGCCACCGACCGGGTGTCCGCCCAGGCGGACGACTCGCGGCGCTCCGCGCTGCTGCAGATCGGCTTGATCCTGGCGATCCTGCTGCTCACCGTGCTGCTCGCCCTGCTCATCTCGCGACGGCTGCTGGTGCGGCCGATCGCCCGGCTGCGACGCAGCACGATCGACGTCGCCGAAGAGCACCTGCCCGCAGCGATCGAACGCGTGCAGTCCGGCCAGGGCGTCGGGCGGATCCAGAGCGTCGCGCTGCCCCATCGGGAGGAGATCGGGCAGCTGTCCCGCGCGATCGACGGGATGCAGAACCGCGCCATCCGGCTGGCGTCCGAACAGGCGACCCTGCGCCGGCAGATGACCGAGATGTTCGAGACCCTGTCGCGACGCAACACCTCGCTGGTCAACCAGCAACTCAACCTGCTCGAGCAGCTGGAGCGCAGCGAGGACGACTCCGCGCGGCTGGACAGCCTCTTCCGGCTGGACCACATGGCCGCTCGCATGCGACGTAACGGTCAGAGCCTGATGGTGCTCGCGGGCAACGAGGGCCGCCACCGGAACGAAACGCTCGCAATCGCCCAAGTGGTCGGGGCGGCGATCTCCGAGGTGCAGGACTACCAGCGGGTCGACGTCGCCCAGTTGCCGGACCAGATCGTCGACCCCGAGGTCGCGACGGACCTGGTGCACGTGGTCGCCGAGCTCGTCGACAACGCACTCGCGTACTCCCCGCCGCAGTCCCGCGTCCAGATCGGCGGTGCGCGCGCCATCGACGGTGGCGTCCTGCTGGAGATCGAGGACCACGGGCTCGGCATCGAGGCGGACCAGCTCGAGAAGCTGAATGACGACATCTCCGCCGGTGGCGAGTTCGGCGTCGAAACCACCCGCCACATGGGCCTTTTCGTGGTCGCACGGCTCGGGGAGAGTCACGGCATCGACGTACGGCTGCGCGCGAACCCCTCGGGCGGCACCGTCGCCGCGGTGCACGTGCCGGTCGGGGTGCTGCGGGCGCCCGAACCTGCCGCACCGCCGGCGCGTCGAGCCACACCCGCACCGGCCCGCGCCGAGCGCGCGACCGCCGTCGACGCCGCTCCCCCGGAGCCGGTCGAGCAGACCGAGGCCGGCCTGCCGCGTCGCCGACCGGGCGCCACCGGCGTGAGCGCCCTCACCGGCGCCGCCTCGCTCGGCGCCGCGGCCGCGCAACACACGGCCGACGCCAGCGATGCCCGGGGCGACTGGGTCTCCCCGATCGCCGGTTCGGCCTCGGCACCCGAGCGCTCGCTCGGCGCGATGGCGTTCTTCAGCGGCACCCGGGACGCCCGGCCGGGCCGATCCGACGACGCCGCCGGAGCCGACGGCGTCGGCGGCCGAGCGGGTTCCGGGTCCGGGTCCGACCTGTCGGCCGGTGACTCGGCGGAAGCCGCCGCGCCTCCGGCGCAGGAGCCACGTCATACTCCTCCCCGGGTGGAGGACACCCCGATCTTCCGGTCGATCAGCTCCCGCTGGCTGGGCGCGGACGGCGAACTGCCGTGGTCCTCCGAGCCCACCGACCGGGCATGGGAGGCCGCGCAGGCCGCGACGGAGGAGCACGCGGTGACCGACAGCGACAATCCGCTGCCGCGCCGGCAACCGGGGCGCTACATCGTGCCGGGCAGCGTGGAGTCGGCGAGCGCGACGGGCCCGCACGGCCGGAGCCCGGAGCACGGGCCACTGCGCGACCCGGAGGCACTGCGCGCGAAACTCAGCCGTTACAAGCAGGGCGTCGAACGCGCACGGCGAGCCGCCGCGGCCGACGATTTCGACCAGCACAACGACGACAACGGATCGAGGTCACGGTGA
- a CDS encoding roadblock/LC7 domain-containing protein, with protein sequence MTDYSTTTGHDGQFDWLVSRFVQDTPGVAHAVLVSVDGLVIARNAELPIDRAEQMAAVSSGLASLASGAAGLFDGGAVLQSIIEMQNGFVLLMSVGDGSHLAVLTGPSADIGQIGYEMAIMVERVGRAVDAAPRAR encoded by the coding sequence GTGACCGACTACTCCACGACAACCGGCCATGACGGCCAGTTCGACTGGCTCGTCTCGAGATTCGTGCAGGACACCCCCGGTGTCGCGCACGCGGTGCTCGTATCGGTCGACGGACTCGTGATCGCCCGGAACGCCGAACTGCCGATCGATCGTGCGGAGCAGATGGCTGCGGTCTCGTCGGGGCTGGCAAGCCTGGCGTCCGGGGCGGCCGGCCTGTTCGACGGTGGAGCCGTGCTGCAGTCCATCATCGAGATGCAGAACGGCTTCGTGCTGCTGATGAGCGTCGGCGACGGGTCACATCTGGCGGTGCTGACCGGCCCGTCCGCGGACATCGGTCAGATCGGGTACGAGATGGCGATCATGGTCGAGCGGGTCGGGCGCGCCGTGGACGCGGCTCCGCGGGCGCGGTGA
- a CDS encoding DUF742 domain-containing protein, which produces MTDEPPEWDDGAEEPAASVVRPYTLTSGRTTSEVDVPLEATVELTVEGRSKRWPAHDPTRRIVDLCADELLSVAEIAARAGLAIGVARVLVGDLAAEGSVQLQQTMTDSTSSDERINLIERTLRGLRDL; this is translated from the coding sequence ATGACCGACGAGCCTCCCGAGTGGGATGACGGCGCCGAGGAACCCGCCGCGAGCGTGGTGCGGCCCTACACGCTCACGTCCGGGCGCACCACGTCGGAGGTCGACGTGCCGCTCGAGGCGACCGTCGAGCTCACGGTGGAGGGGCGATCGAAGCGCTGGCCGGCGCACGACCCGACGCGCCGGATCGTCGACCTGTGCGCCGACGAACTGCTCTCGGTCGCGGAGATCGCGGCCCGGGCCGGTCTCGCGATCGGCGTGGCCAGGGTTCTCGTCGGCGACCTGGCAGCCGAGGGCAGTGTGCAGTTGCAACAGACCATGACCGACAGCACGTCCAGTGACGAGCGCATCAACCTCATTGAAAGGACCCTGCGTGGACTCCGCGACCTCTAG
- a CDS encoding ATP/GTP-binding protein, whose amino-acid sequence MDSATSSPAHRTTSTKIVVAGGFGVGKTTLVGAVSEIVPLQTEATVTQLSEGTDHLTSTPNKNTTTVAMDFGRITLANDLVLYLFGTPGQRRFWFMWDDLVKGAIGAIVLVDTARLGDAFSAIDYFEAKGLPFIVAVNQFDGTRVHSEAEIADALAISPHIPLMRVDARDRDSAKAALVRVTEFALEQHRAAAAQS is encoded by the coding sequence GTGGACTCCGCGACCTCTAGCCCGGCCCATCGCACGACGTCGACGAAGATCGTCGTCGCCGGCGGATTCGGGGTCGGCAAGACGACGCTCGTCGGCGCGGTCTCCGAGATCGTCCCCCTGCAGACCGAGGCGACCGTGACCCAGTTGTCGGAGGGGACCGATCACCTCACGTCGACGCCGAACAAGAACACCACCACGGTCGCCATGGACTTCGGTCGCATCACCCTGGCGAACGATCTGGTGCTCTACCTGTTCGGCACGCCCGGTCAACGGCGCTTCTGGTTCATGTGGGACGACCTGGTCAAGGGCGCGATCGGCGCGATCGTGCTCGTCGACACCGCCCGCCTCGGCGACGCCTTCTCGGCCATCGACTACTTCGAAGCCAAAGGCCTGCCGTTCATCGTCGCCGTCAACCAGTTCGACGGCACCCGAGTGCATTCCGAGGCCGAGATCGCCGATGCGCTGGCCATCTCACCGCACATCCCGCTGATGCGGGTCGACGCGCGGGACCGCGACTCGGCGAAGGCCGCGCTCGTGCGCGTGACCGAATTCGCGCTGGAGCAGCACCGGGCCGCGGCGGCGCAGTCGTAA
- a CDS encoding FMN-binding negative transcriptional regulator, translated as MVYLPAHDEAPSTAEVAELISSVPFATLVTSDGKSLSANHIPFLLEVSEDGDKLIGHVARANDVWRAGQHEGETLVVFNGADHYVSPTWYPSKQEHHEVVPTWNYLVAHVYGELVVHDDLRWTRAAVAKLTQVMEGGRVDAWHMGQAPADYLRGRLGDIVGIELRISRIVGKFKVSAGRSSADRNGAADGIEAESGRSPLVDAMRAVDHRVPK; from the coding sequence ATGGTCTACCTGCCCGCACACGACGAAGCACCATCCACCGCGGAGGTTGCGGAGCTGATCTCCTCCGTGCCGTTCGCGACCTTGGTGACCTCCGACGGAAAATCCTTGAGTGCCAACCACATTCCGTTCTTGCTCGAGGTGAGTGAGGACGGGGACAAGCTCATCGGTCACGTCGCCCGAGCCAACGACGTGTGGCGTGCCGGCCAGCACGAGGGTGAGACCCTGGTCGTCTTCAACGGCGCCGACCATTACGTCTCGCCGACCTGGTATCCCTCCAAGCAGGAGCACCATGAGGTCGTGCCCACCTGGAACTACCTGGTGGCACACGTGTATGGCGAACTCGTCGTCCACGACGACCTGCGCTGGACGCGAGCGGCGGTCGCGAAACTGACCCAGGTCATGGAGGGCGGCCGCGTCGACGCGTGGCACATGGGGCAGGCTCCGGCCGATTATCTGCGCGGCCGGCTCGGCGACATCGTGGGGATCGAGCTGCGCATCTCCCGCATCGTCGGCAAGTTCAAGGTGAGCGCCGGACGCAGCAGCGCGGACCGCAACGGCGCCGCGGACGGCATCGAAGCCGAATCCGGCCGGTCACCGCTCGTCGACGCGATGCGCGCCGTCGACCACCGCGTCCCGAAGTAG
- the pyrE gene encoding orotate phosphoribosyltransferase, whose product MPVHGEFTLRSGQVATEYFDKYLFEGDPQLIRRVAAGMQPLLPDDAEVLGGLELGGVPIAAVLGQLVNLPTVFVRKEAKEYGTRKLAEGGSVEGRHVVLVEDVITTGGAVIAGAEELRRLGARIDLVVCAIDRRPPEATGLADAGVEVRSVFTRADLDRARAAAG is encoded by the coding sequence GTGCCGGTGCACGGCGAATTCACCCTCCGCTCCGGACAGGTGGCGACCGAGTACTTCGACAAGTACCTGTTCGAGGGCGACCCGCAGCTCATCCGCCGGGTCGCGGCAGGGATGCAGCCGCTGCTACCCGATGACGCCGAAGTTCTGGGAGGCCTGGAGCTCGGTGGTGTGCCCATTGCAGCGGTGCTCGGGCAATTGGTAAATCTGCCAACTGTTTTCGTGCGCAAGGAGGCCAAGGAGTATGGCACCCGCAAGCTCGCCGAGGGCGGCTCCGTCGAAGGCCGACACGTCGTGCTCGTCGAGGACGTCATCACGACGGGCGGCGCCGTCATCGCCGGCGCGGAGGAACTGCGGCGCCTGGGTGCCCGGATCGACCTGGTCGTCTGCGCCATCGACCGGAGACCGCCCGAGGCGACCGGGCTCGCCGACGCGGGGGTCGAGGTGCGCTCGGTGTTCACCCGCGCCGACCTGGACCGGGCGCGCGCGGCAGCCGGCTGA